A stretch of Paenibacillus sp. URB8-2 DNA encodes these proteins:
- a CDS encoding aminotransferase-like domain-containing protein — protein sequence MNIVYSTMAQHLGSSAVRDILKLTQGSDVISLAGGLPAEELFPLEAVREAYNRVLSGHTSVLQYGLTEGYAPLREKVAARLARQRISVSSAEVVLTTGSQQSIDLLCRMLLDPGDTVLVESPTYLAALQVLGSYRANIVAVASDKDGMLPDDLEHKLRLHRPKLLYAVPTFGNPTGATWSESRRRSVVELCRRTGTLILEDNPYGEIAFAGGDRTGLPPLAAIDGEMGGGAVVYTGTFSKIVAPALRTGWIAGSRELVSTVARAKQAADLHSSTIDQRALDELLSGYDLDGHIAAISREYAARMKALSSELRSRNWKGAHWEEPQGGMFLWLTLDKTVNTAELLPLAVARGVAFVPGEVFYPGEPDRSTMRLNFTHTPPHLLPLAVKRLGEALEEWSGRQLESLLP from the coding sequence ATGAATATTGTTTATTCCACTATGGCGCAACATCTCGGCTCGTCGGCCGTACGCGATATTCTGAAACTGACTCAAGGGAGTGATGTTATCTCATTGGCCGGCGGACTGCCGGCGGAGGAGCTGTTTCCCCTCGAAGCGGTTCGTGAAGCTTACAACCGGGTTCTTTCCGGACACACCTCCGTACTGCAGTACGGCCTGACCGAAGGCTATGCCCCGCTCCGCGAAAAAGTCGCGGCAAGGCTGGCCCGGCAGAGAATCTCGGTATCTTCGGCCGAAGTGGTGCTGACCACCGGCTCCCAGCAATCAATCGACCTGCTGTGCAGAATGCTGCTTGACCCCGGCGACACCGTTCTCGTCGAATCGCCGACCTATCTGGCCGCGCTTCAGGTGCTGGGTTCCTACCGCGCCAATATCGTGGCGGTCGCCAGCGACAAGGACGGCATGCTCCCGGACGATCTGGAGCATAAGCTCCGGCTCCACCGCCCCAAGCTGCTGTATGCCGTTCCAACCTTCGGCAACCCCACGGGGGCGACCTGGAGCGAAAGCCGCAGACGCAGCGTTGTAGAGCTGTGCCGACGCACCGGCACGCTCATTCTGGAGGATAATCCCTACGGCGAAATCGCGTTTGCCGGGGGAGACAGAACCGGACTTCCGCCGCTCGCAGCCATCGACGGCGAAATGGGAGGCGGCGCCGTCGTTTACACCGGCACTTTCTCCAAGATTGTCGCCCCGGCCCTGCGCACAGGCTGGATCGCGGGCAGCCGGGAGCTTGTCTCCACGGTCGCAAGAGCCAAGCAGGCGGCCGACCTGCATTCCAGCACCATCGACCAGCGCGCCCTGGATGAGCTGCTGTCGGGATATGACCTTGACGGTCATATCGCCGCCATTTCCAGAGAGTACGCAGCTAGGATGAAGGCACTCTCTTCCGAGCTGCGGTCCCGGAATTGGAAGGGCGCCCATTGGGAAGAGCCTCAGGGAGGCATGTTCCTGTGGCTGACGTTGGACAAGACAGTCAATACGGCGGAGCTGCTGCCGCTGGCCGTCGCCCGCGGCGTTGCCTTCGTGCCGGGTGAGGTGTTCTATCCAGGTGAACCGGATCGCAGCACCATGCGGCTAAACTTCACCCATACGCCGCCGCATCTGCTGCCGCTGGCCGTGAAACGGCTGGGAGAAGCGCTGGAAGAATGGAGCGGCAGACAGCTGGAATCCTTGCTCCCCTGA
- a CDS encoding YpuI family protein — MSANVQKLCETTREKLKYAIEKMEAFLNHYALPQLSPEQDEELTHFYQGFLSDLRHLLVFSEMSYEKLGVALRRATFNEDFAQKALYNVYHFGVNNFFYPKNESYSEDGRYAYTGQDAIRFRKKPVRPARDIILDITKVYEELRDDLTYYENDYLTERRMQNQV; from the coding sequence ATGTCAGCCAATGTTCAGAAATTGTGCGAAACGACGAGAGAAAAGCTTAAATATGCCATCGAGAAAATGGAGGCGTTCCTGAACCACTACGCTTTGCCGCAGCTCTCGCCCGAGCAGGACGAAGAATTGACGCATTTTTACCAAGGATTTCTGTCCGATCTCCGCCATTTGCTGGTATTCTCCGAGATGTCGTATGAGAAGCTGGGAGTTGCACTCCGCCGTGCCACGTTTAATGAGGATTTTGCGCAAAAAGCGCTTTATAACGTTTATCATTTTGGCGTCAACAACTTCTTTTATCCGAAGAATGAAAGCTACTCGGAAGACGGCCGTTATGCCTATACCGGACAAGATGCCATTCGCTTCCGCAAAAAGCCGGTTCGTCCGGCGCGCGATATCATTCTGGACATTACCAAGGTGTATGAAGAACTGCGGGATGACCTTACGTATTACGAGAACGATTATTTGACCGAACGACGTATGCAAAATCAAGTATAA
- a CDS encoding S8 family peptidase produces the protein MSRKNIAIAGLLTAVCASVLVLSLTSRPETGPIGRRQGNERPPQEHSLKKTALVQDVYATERLNRVDAGRDLRAMLTGTAGKSPRDVALYAESLQRSHGHIAMLMWIDFSSGTVKTFKSVPPDGTREQQQRLRQYLNAAKSAVKKHQAYESPSFAVGERKYFVMSQRSSDGKIGVLALIDQTVLNRVAEHQRKNLRLIPYPKEGKFRIESVHADTLRDITVKTGHDNENASHYYENEIVVRFRDGHPRSSQLQTISADIHCAAPRKLGYAYIFRSSDMTYSQLKTYFYYKWQPLYTEPHYMYLTNDAEGENTAEVVTPNDLLFSDYQWNLPAIETSRGWNLSKGSNKVTVAVVDTGVQADHPDLKGQLLPGYNAITKKGKPDDDVGHGTHVCGIIGALVNNSEGVAGISWFNKILPVKVLDSTGAGTTYSVAEGIIWAADHGAKVINLSLGNYADSQFLHDAIKYAYDRDVLLVSASGNDNTERPGYPAAYPEVLAVAATNASGERASFSNYGDYIDVSAPGESIASTYTGSQYAALSGTSMASPHAAALAGLVRSLNPDLSNKEVMDLMTKNTVDLGTPGHDKYFGWGQVDIYKTLQAASGGEVPLELWPQHVREKINLLERRLKAKP, from the coding sequence ATGTCCCGTAAAAATATAGCCATCGCCGGTCTGCTCACCGCGGTCTGCGCTTCCGTGCTTGTGCTGAGCCTGACTTCGCGTCCCGAAACGGGTCCAATCGGGCGACGTCAAGGAAACGAGCGTCCCCCACAGGAGCATTCCCTGAAAAAGACCGCCTTGGTACAGGATGTGTACGCCACGGAGAGGCTGAACCGCGTCGACGCGGGCAGAGATTTGCGCGCGATGCTCACGGGAACGGCAGGAAAGTCGCCGCGTGATGTTGCATTATATGCGGAAAGCTTGCAGCGCAGCCACGGGCATATTGCCATGCTGATGTGGATTGATTTTTCTTCGGGAACGGTCAAAACGTTCAAATCGGTTCCGCCGGACGGCACACGCGAGCAGCAGCAGCGGCTTCGTCAGTATCTGAATGCCGCCAAGTCGGCCGTGAAAAAGCATCAAGCCTACGAATCGCCTTCATTTGCCGTCGGTGAGCGCAAATACTTCGTTATGAGCCAGCGGAGCTCGGATGGAAAGATCGGCGTTCTCGCCCTGATTGACCAGACCGTGCTGAACCGGGTGGCGGAGCATCAGCGCAAAAATCTTCGCCTCATTCCCTACCCCAAGGAAGGCAAATTCCGCATCGAGTCCGTGCATGCCGACACGCTGCGTGACATCACCGTCAAGACCGGTCATGACAACGAGAACGCGAGCCATTATTACGAGAATGAAATCGTTGTCCGGTTCAGGGACGGGCATCCGAGGTCAAGCCAGCTTCAGACGATATCCGCAGACATTCACTGTGCTGCGCCCCGCAAGCTGGGCTATGCTTACATTTTCCGCTCCTCCGATATGACCTACTCTCAGCTAAAGACGTATTTTTACTATAAGTGGCAGCCGCTGTATACGGAACCGCACTATATGTACTTAACCAATGATGCGGAGGGTGAAAATACAGCCGAGGTGGTAACGCCGAACGATCTGCTGTTCTCCGACTATCAATGGAATTTGCCGGCAATCGAAACAAGCCGGGGATGGAATTTATCCAAAGGAAGCAACAAAGTCACAGTCGCGGTAGTCGACACCGGCGTTCAGGCCGACCATCCCGACCTAAAAGGACAACTGCTCCCCGGATATAATGCCATTACCAAAAAAGGGAAACCGGATGACGATGTAGGCCATGGCACCCATGTCTGCGGCATTATCGGAGCCTTGGTCAACAATAGTGAGGGTGTGGCGGGCATCAGCTGGTTCAACAAAATTTTGCCCGTCAAAGTGCTGGACAGCACCGGAGCCGGCACTACCTATTCCGTTGCCGAGGGCATTATCTGGGCGGCGGATCACGGGGCCAAGGTCATTAACCTCAGCCTGGGCAATTATGCCGATTCGCAGTTCCTGCACGATGCAATCAAGTACGCCTACGACCGGGACGTCCTGCTCGTATCCGCCTCCGGCAACGACAACACGGAACGCCCCGGTTACCCTGCGGCATACCCCGAGGTGTTGGCTGTCGCCGCGACGAACGCTTCGGGTGAGAGAGCGTCCTTTTCCAACTACGGCGATTATATCGATGTTTCCGCGCCCGGCGAGAGCATTGCCAGTACGTATACGGGCAGCCAGTACGCCGCGCTGTCGGGGACTTCAATGGCCAGTCCGCATGCCGCCGCCCTCGCCGGTCTGGTTCGTTCGCTGAACCCGGATCTGTCGAACAAAGAGGTAATGGATCTCATGACCAAGAACACCGTCGATCTTGGCACCCCGGGCCATGACAAATATTTCGGCTGGGGGCAGGTGGACATCTACAAAACGCTGCAGGCTGCATCCGGCGGCGAGGTTCCTCTGGAGCTGTGGCCGCAGCATGTCAGGGAGAAAATCAACTTGCTGGAACGCAGACTGAAAGCCAAGCCGTAA
- a CDS encoding DUF1540 domain-containing protein, whose product MNNTAKTVVNCSVSNCNYWGESNICRADSIIIEIDKHSGSRAKEEFAEEMTFADHRDVANNSSATCCLTFKPKA is encoded by the coding sequence ATGAATAATACCGCAAAAACGGTAGTTAACTGCAGTGTGAGCAACTGTAATTATTGGGGAGAAAGCAATATTTGCCGGGCCGATTCGATCATTATCGAAATCGACAAGCACTCGGGCAGCCGCGCTAAGGAAGAGTTCGCCGAAGAGATGACCTTCGCGGATCATCGCGATGTCGCCAACAACTCTTCCGCAACCTGCTGTCTGACCTTCAAGCCGAAAGCGTAG
- the pdxR gene encoding MocR-like pyridoxine biosynthesis transcription factor PdxR, translating to MHIELCRTGGKPLPLQISEALGQRIASGLLQPGMRLPSVRKLAVSLGVSQVTVSKAYADLERRGRIVRRHGLGCFVSPAKDGNREDEEYRTGKAGRAGNWKHDAGKKNGNNGEGERGRSPIPGLNAGQEKTGTRKRFGWQEDFEDYLPRAQLWRNFDYSEAEYSFHLAAIHSGLLPLKEIGEAMTMLVAKRPELMSAYGNFQGDLELREVMTRHLRTRGISLSAASLMITSGTQQGIDLVARTFIGPGDAVYLEEPSYTGAIDVFAGRGAEMISVPMDEDGMRIDLLTKLCDRRPPKLIYTVPTFQNPSGATMSMERRQRLLELARSYRCLIVEDDPFSDLYFHSPPPPSIKSMDRDGHVVYMKSFSKVLAPGCRMACVAAEGDILERLTAAKAASDLGGPLLIQLAVLPFISDRYDVYMKGLRSALRSRMERAAKLLKRHAPQGVKWRLPEGGLNLWLELPHSVHVGELYRRASRLGISFLTGNVCHVGEPSTNYIRLCYAQMEEEQMERGLLLLMPLLKESMTGTTR from the coding sequence ATGCATATCGAATTATGCCGAACCGGCGGCAAGCCGCTCCCGCTGCAGATCAGCGAGGCGCTCGGACAGCGCATAGCTTCCGGACTGCTTCAGCCGGGAATGAGGCTGCCCTCCGTAAGGAAGCTGGCGGTCTCGCTCGGCGTCAGCCAGGTGACGGTCAGCAAAGCGTACGCCGACCTGGAACGGCGAGGGCGGATCGTTCGCCGCCACGGCCTCGGCTGCTTTGTCTCCCCGGCGAAAGACGGAAATCGCGAGGATGAGGAATACCGTACAGGAAAAGCCGGACGGGCCGGGAATTGGAAGCATGATGCCGGAAAGAAGAACGGGAATAACGGGGAGGGCGAGCGCGGCCGAAGCCCGATTCCGGGCCTGAACGCTGGACAGGAAAAGACCGGAACAAGGAAGAGATTCGGATGGCAGGAAGACTTTGAAGATTATTTGCCGAGGGCGCAGCTCTGGCGGAATTTTGACTATTCCGAGGCGGAATATTCTTTCCATCTGGCAGCCATTCATTCCGGACTGCTTCCCCTGAAGGAAATCGGCGAGGCGATGACGATGCTTGTGGCGAAGCGGCCGGAACTGATGTCGGCCTACGGTAATTTTCAAGGGGATCTGGAGCTGCGGGAAGTGATGACCAGGCATCTGCGGACGCGCGGCATTTCGCTGTCTGCCGCAAGTCTGATGATTACGAGCGGAACCCAGCAGGGAATCGATCTGGTGGCCCGAACATTTATTGGTCCTGGCGATGCGGTATACCTGGAAGAGCCCAGCTATACGGGAGCCATCGATGTGTTTGCGGGAAGGGGGGCGGAGATGATATCCGTTCCCATGGATGAAGACGGCATGCGCATCGACCTGCTGACGAAGCTGTGCGACCGGCGTCCGCCCAAGCTGATTTATACGGTGCCTACGTTCCAGAATCCGAGCGGGGCAACGATGAGCATGGAAAGAAGACAGCGGCTGCTGGAACTTGCCCGCAGCTACCGCTGTCTCATTGTGGAGGACGATCCTTTTTCCGATCTGTATTTTCATTCTCCCCCTCCGCCATCCATCAAGAGTATGGACAGGGATGGGCATGTTGTCTACATGAAAAGCTTCAGCAAAGTGCTTGCCCCGGGCTGCCGGATGGCCTGCGTCGCCGCCGAAGGCGATATCCTCGAACGGCTGACCGCCGCCAAGGCGGCCAGCGATCTTGGCGGTCCGCTGCTGATCCAGCTTGCGGTGCTCCCGTTCATTTCGGACCGATATGACGTCTATATGAAGGGATTGCGGTCCGCGCTGCGGTCCCGGATGGAAAGAGCGGCAAAGCTCCTGAAACGTCATGCGCCTCAGGGGGTAAAATGGAGACTCCCCGAAGGCGGACTCAATTTGTGGCTGGAGCTGCCGCATTCGGTCCATGTCGGGGAGCTGTACAGAAGGGCGTCGCGGCTGGGCATCTCTTTTCTGACCGGAAATGTATGCCATGTCGGCGAACCTTCGACAAACTATATCCGGCTCTGCTATGCGCAAATGGAGGAAGAGCAAATGGAACGCGGACTGCTGCTTCTGATGCCGCTGCTGAAGGAATCCATGACCGGAACAACGAGATGA